One stretch of Coleofasciculaceae cyanobacterium DNA includes these proteins:
- a CDS encoding acyltransferase, with translation MAFFPYTCLSAYGKLNIGKNCLIASHTSIYAHNHNFSDHNKIIAEQGFNYKGITIEDNCWLGSGVRVLDGVTIGRDSVIGSGAVVTKDIPPYSVAVGVPAKVISTRLPKLAY, from the coding sequence ATGGCTTTTTTTCCATATACCTGTCTTAGTGCTTATGGCAAACTGAACATTGGCAAAAATTGTCTAATCGCTTCTCACACATCTATATATGCTCACAACCACAATTTTAGCGATCACAACAAAATTATTGCTGAACAAGGATTTAACTATAAAGGGATTACGATTGAAGATAATTGCTGGCTAGGCAGTGGGGTAAGAGTATTAGATGGAGTTACAATTGGTCGAGATAGTGTAATTGGTTCTGGTGCGGTAGTTACTAAAGATATACCACCTTATTCAGTTGCCGTAGGAGTACCCGCCAAAGTGATTTCAACAAGACTTCCTAAATTAGCCTACTAA
- a CDS encoding metallophosphoesterase, protein MKRRFTWLLLIGLVFSLCFSCYAVDRAKVKPSKEISTTASSLEHLYLPPRKDFRIVVISDLNSQYGSTEYEPEIEQAIALMPQWQPDLVLCGGDMIAGQKASLTKAQIEQMWAAFELHVAAPLRKYQIPFGFTIGNHDGSGAIKDRALIFERERDLARAYWNRNQHQLSLDFIDRANFPFFYSFHQNDVFLLVWDASTQDISDKQLDWVQTTLNSPAAQQAKARIVVGHLPLYPVAKTKNQPGEYLADGEMLRSLLEQNQVDIYISGHHHAYYPGKKGKLKLLHAGALGQGARQLINSELPATKTITIVDLDLSRFQIAYTTYNAETWELISLAQLPISIPSDYGKILRHDL, encoded by the coding sequence ATGAAACGGCGATTTACTTGGCTATTGCTCATCGGGTTAGTTTTCAGTCTCTGTTTTAGCTGTTATGCAGTCGATCGCGCTAAGGTCAAACCAAGCAAAGAGATATCTACGACAGCAAGTAGTTTAGAGCATTTATATTTGCCACCCCGCAAAGACTTTCGGATTGTGGTGATTAGCGATCTTAATAGCCAATATGGTTCAACCGAATATGAGCCTGAAATAGAACAGGCGATCGCTTTAATGCCTCAATGGCAGCCCGATTTAGTACTCTGTGGCGGAGATATGATCGCGGGACAAAAGGCTTCTCTGACCAAAGCGCAGATTGAACAGATGTGGGCAGCTTTCGAGCTTCATGTAGCTGCACCTTTAAGAAAATATCAGATTCCTTTTGGGTTTACCATTGGTAATCATGACGGTTCTGGAGCAATCAAAGATCGAGCTTTGATTTTTGAACGCGAAAGAGATTTAGCTCGGGCATACTGGAATCGAAACCAGCATCAATTAAGTTTGGATTTCATAGATCGCGCCAATTTTCCTTTTTTTTATAGTTTTCACCAAAATGATGTATTCTTGTTAGTCTGGGACGCTTCTACTCAAGATATCTCCGACAAGCAGCTAGATTGGGTACAAACAACGTTGAATAGTCCAGCAGCACAGCAAGCAAAAGCGAGAATTGTGGTGGGACATTTACCTCTATATCCCGTAGCTAAAACCAAAAACCAGCCTGGAGAATATTTAGCTGATGGTGAAATGCTGCGATCGCTACTCGAGCAAAACCAAGTCGATATCTATATCAGCGGACATCATCACGCCTACTATCCAGGTAAAAAAGGCAAGTTAAAATTGCTCCATGCAGGAGCATTAGGACAAGGAGCAAGGCAACTAATTAATAGCGAACTACCTGCTACCAAAACGATTACCATTGTCGACCTCGATTTGTCTAGATTTCAAATCGCCTATACAACCTATAACGCGGAAACCTGGGAGCTGATTTCCCTAGCGCAACTACCAATTTCAATTCCCAGCGACTACGGCAAAATATTGAGACACGATCTCTAA
- a CDS encoding TM0106 family RecB-like putative nuclease, producing MLISDHLLLNYKRCNRRTFLEIYGNFHQKDPEKDFLLKLKRENQIHIGNVIQSRSLLPQQPSASRSDWQLNAAQTVDLMQQGADCIIRGTLSLNISQWQQASVYQLFSHQIKDLQPNWLSEITFAATPSLLIKQPGQSCFGDWEYIPVNIKFGRKAKPEYKLIAAFHAQILSIIQAQDPVQSPLILKEHNVHQINLAHWLTQMHQTVAECLVMLGNHQEPEVFISRQRCSLCSWYGYCHEVAKSTQHLSLIPGITPKRYEYLQELGIDSVESLINISEADVRETLGYDIARQLKQQITAIQSDRALVKSSFDLVNTQPIPSGAIELYFDIEAEPERQTDYLLGVLLVDRSTNTEKFHAFLAETLEDEGKIWQEFLSFVALYPDAPIFHYSEYEVDTIKRLANLYGTSKEEKKEVLSRLVDLHSWVTEAVVFPVESYSLKALANWIGFYWRETTGSGDQSVCWYDQWLNTQDRALLELILSYNEDDCRATRYLKDWLLDFLEYQRNQQLALTK from the coding sequence ATGTTAATCTCTGACCATCTGTTACTCAACTATAAACGTTGCAACCGTCGCACCTTTCTGGAAATATACGGCAATTTTCACCAAAAAGATCCAGAGAAGGATTTTTTACTCAAATTAAAGCGAGAAAATCAAATCCATATTGGTAATGTTATCCAATCGCGATCGCTCTTGCCACAACAACCATCTGCATCCCGTAGCGACTGGCAGCTTAACGCAGCGCAAACTGTTGACTTAATGCAGCAAGGGGCAGACTGCATTATTAGAGGCACTTTGAGCCTTAACATTTCTCAATGGCAGCAAGCTTCAGTCTATCAGCTTTTTTCCCACCAAATTAAAGATCTTCAGCCAAATTGGTTATCCGAAATTACTTTTGCTGCTACGCCTAGTTTACTTATTAAACAGCCAGGGCAATCTTGCTTTGGTGATTGGGAATATATTCCCGTAAACATTAAGTTTGGTCGTAAAGCTAAACCAGAATATAAGCTCATTGCTGCTTTTCATGCTCAGATTTTGAGTATTATTCAAGCTCAAGATCCAGTGCAATCGCCGTTAATCCTCAAAGAACATAACGTACATCAAATTAATTTAGCTCACTGGCTGACTCAAATGCACCAGACAGTTGCCGAGTGTTTAGTTATGTTAGGAAATCATCAAGAACCAGAAGTCTTTATTTCTCGTCAGCGCTGTAGTCTCTGTAGCTGGTATGGCTATTGTCATGAGGTAGCAAAGTCAACGCAGCATTTATCTTTAATCCCTGGAATAACTCCCAAGCGTTATGAATATTTACAAGAGCTAGGTATAGATAGCGTCGAGTCTTTAATTAATATTTCTGAGGCAGATGTTAGGGAAACTTTAGGTTATGATATCGCACGCCAGCTAAAACAACAGATTACTGCCATTCAAAGCGATCGCGCTTTAGTTAAATCTAGCTTCGATCTGGTTAATACTCAACCGATCCCCAGTGGGGCGATCGAGCTATATTTTGATATTGAAGCCGAACCCGAACGCCAAACTGACTATTTATTAGGAGTGCTGCTAGTAGATCGCTCGACCAATACCGAAAAATTTCACGCCTTCTTAGCGGAAACCCTAGAAGATGAAGGTAAAATCTGGCAGGAGTTTTTGTCTTTTGTAGCTTTATATCCCGATGCACCTATCTTTCATTATTCGGAATATGAGGTTGATACTATTAAGCGTTTAGCCAACCTTTATGGCACTTCCAAAGAAGAAAAAAAAGAAGTATTATCTCGTTTGGTCGATCTCCATTCTTGGGTAACCGAAGCAGTTGTTTTTCCCGTTGAAAGTTATTCTTTAAAAGCTTTAGCCAACTGGATTGGTTTTTACTGGCGGGAAACTACAGGTAGTGGGGATCAGTCTGTTTGCTGGTACGATCAGTGGCTAAACACTCAGGATCGAGCCTTACTAGAATTAATCTTAAGTTATAACGAAGATGACTGTCGGGCAACTCGCTATCTCAAGGATTGGCTTCTAGACTTTTTAGAATATCAAAGAAATCAACAGCTTGCTCTGACAAAATAA
- a CDS encoding aminotransferase class V-fold PLP-dependent enzyme, with protein MTNSLSKTNLKKHRQQFPGLVNKTYFNFGGQGTMPEAALAAIIDTHRYIQEVGPFSSQINSWLTDRVNLLRDAIATELGTTRETLTLTENVTAGCNIALWGIDWRHEVISEGVSFRSPLGRQGDRILMTDCEHPGIIATVEEISRRFGVEVSICSIMDTLNDGDPVEVIRSNLTENTRLVVLSHLLWNTGQVLPLTEIARACHNYPAQKKIRVMVDAAQSVGSLCLNLPELEIDYYAFTGHKWLCGPAGVGGLYISEEAFKDLHPTFIGWRGLEMDARGKPIAWKQDGSKFEVATSAYPEYEGLRSAIATHQLWGDKSDRYQRICQLSEYLWTQLQNIEQISCLKKTPPEAGLVSFQVSGIEHKQLVNTLEKQGFLLRTIADPDCIRACVHYLTLPEEIDSLIAALRG; from the coding sequence ATGACTAATAGTTTATCTAAAACTAACCTGAAAAAACATCGACAACAATTTCCTGGGTTGGTCAACAAGACTTATTTTAATTTTGGTGGTCAGGGTACAATGCCTGAAGCCGCTTTAGCAGCAATTATCGATACTCATAGATATATTCAAGAGGTAGGGCCTTTTTCTAGTCAGATCAATAGCTGGTTAACCGATCGGGTTAATTTATTACGAGATGCGATCGCCACTGAGTTAGGCACGACTCGAGAAACTCTCACTCTTACAGAAAATGTAACCGCAGGCTGTAATATAGCCCTCTGGGGTATAGATTGGCGACACGAAGTTATATCCGAAGGTGTATCCTTTAGGAGTCCTTTAGGGCGACAGGGCGATCGCATACTAATGACAGACTGCGAACACCCTGGGATTATCGCCACGGTAGAAGAAATCAGCCGACGCTTCGGCGTAGAAGTTAGCATCTGTTCGATTATGGATACTTTAAACGATGGCGATCCTGTAGAAGTTATCCGCAGTAACTTGACCGAAAATACTCGACTGGTAGTTTTAAGTCACTTACTCTGGAACACGGGACAGGTATTACCGTTAACCGAAATTGCTCGGGCTTGTCATAATTATCCCGCCCAGAAGAAGATTAGAGTTATGGTAGATGCGGCCCAGTCTGTCGGTTCGCTCTGCTTAAATCTACCTGAATTAGAAATCGACTACTATGCCTTTACAGGACATAAGTGGCTTTGTGGCCCAGCGGGAGTTGGTGGACTGTATATCAGTGAAGAAGCCTTTAAAGATTTGCATCCTACCTTTATTGGTTGGCGTGGGCTAGAAATGGACGCTCGCGGAAAACCGATCGCCTGGAAACAAGACGGATCGAAGTTTGAGGTGGCAACTTCTGCTTATCCCGAATATGAAGGTTTAAGAAGTGCGATCGCCACCCATCAGCTATGGGGAGATAAAAGCGATCGTTATCAAAGAATTTGTCAATTGAGTGAATATCTTTGGACACAGTTGCAAAATATAGAACAGATTAGCTGCTTGAAGAAGACACCACCCGAAGCAGGATTAGTTTCTTTTCAGGTTTCAGGAATTGAACATAAACAATTGGTTAACACTTTAGAAAAGCAAGGTTTTCTGTTAAGAACAATTGCCGATCCTGACTGCATCCGCGCCTGCGTGCATTATCTAACACTGCCTGAAGAGATTGATAGTCTGATTGCGGCGTTACGCGGTTAA
- a CDS encoding methyltransferase domain-containing protein, which translates to MSLFYIICFLSILLTAGIAVYLLTARSYQSAESVANSYDEWTEDGILEFYWGEHIHLGHYGSPPKTKDFIAAKYDFVHEMVRWGGLENLPADTTLLDVGCGIGGSSRILAKDYNFQVTGVTISPQQVKRAQELTPEGVNAKFQVDDAMALSFSDASFDVVWSVEAGPHMPDKAVFALELLRVLKPGGILVVADWNQRDDRTMPLNFWEKPVMKQLLDQWSHPAFSSIEGFSELLAETGLVAGEVVTADWTPETLPSWIDSIWQGIVKPKGLILFGFSGLIKSLREVPTLLLMRLAFGAGLCRFGMFRATRADVSLK; encoded by the coding sequence ATGAGCCTATTCTACATCATTTGTTTTTTATCAATCCTTTTAACTGCGGGGATTGCCGTCTATTTACTTACTGCCCGAAGTTATCAGTCTGCTGAGTCTGTTGCTAATTCTTACGACGAGTGGACAGAAGACGGAATTTTAGAATTTTATTGGGGGGAACACATCCATCTAGGACATTATGGCTCACCACCAAAAACTAAAGACTTTATCGCTGCAAAATATGACTTCGTGCATGAGATGGTGCGCTGGGGTGGTCTGGAGAATTTACCTGCTGATACTACATTATTAGATGTCGGTTGTGGCATTGGCGGAAGCAGTCGTATTTTGGCAAAAGACTACAATTTTCAAGTTACAGGCGTGACTATTAGCCCTCAACAGGTCAAACGCGCTCAAGAATTGACCCCCGAAGGAGTTAACGCCAAGTTTCAGGTAGATGATGCAATGGCTCTTTCTTTCTCCGATGCTAGTTTTGATGTGGTGTGGTCGGTGGAAGCTGGGCCTCATATGCCCGACAAAGCAGTTTTCGCTCTTGAATTATTGCGAGTACTTAAGCCTGGAGGCATCTTAGTAGTAGCCGATTGGAATCAACGCGACGATCGCACTATGCCCCTCAACTTTTGGGAAAAACCAGTAATGAAGCAGTTATTAGATCAATGGTCACATCCTGCCTTTTCTAGTATTGAAGGCTTTTCTGAATTATTAGCCGAGACAGGATTAGTTGCTGGAGAAGTAGTTACCGCCGACTGGACACCAGAAACTCTTCCATCCTGGATCGATTCTATTTGGCAAGGCATAGTCAAACCCAAAGGATTAATTTTGTTTGGTTTCTCTGGCTTGATTAAATCTTTACGGGAAGTCCCTACTTTATTATTAATGCGCTTGGCATTTGGTGCTGGTCTTTGTCGCTTTGGGATGTTTCGTGCTACACGAGCCGATGTAAGTCTAAAGTGA
- the argC gene encoding N-acetyl-gamma-glutamyl-phosphate reductase, with amino-acid sequence MSDTSQKPIGIIGASGYGGVQLVRLLLEHPAVSIAYLGGDSSAGKQYGSLYPHLAHCVDLNVEKIDLDEVAARCEVVFLGLPNGLACDLAPTLIEKGCKVLDLSADYRFQDLDTYTSWYKKDRKDRETASSAIYGLPELYREQIKQSQLIGCPGCYPTASLLALAPLLKQGLIDPSTAIIDAKSGTSGGGRQAKTNFLLAEADNSLGAYGVASHRHTPEIEQICTALARQEVTVQFTPHLIPMVRGILSTVYATLRDPGLVREDLITIYSAFYRSSPFIKILPNGIYPQTKWACGTNLAYIGIQVDSRTGRVIVLSAIDNLVKGQAGQAVQCMNLMMGWDESLGLPKLSFYP; translated from the coding sequence ATGAGTGATACATCCCAAAAGCCAATTGGAATTATCGGGGCTTCAGGATACGGAGGAGTCCAATTGGTTAGACTTCTATTAGAACATCCTGCGGTAAGTATTGCTTACTTAGGTGGCGATAGTAGCGCTGGAAAGCAGTATGGTTCTCTCTATCCTCATTTAGCTCATTGCGTCGATCTCAACGTTGAAAAAATTGATTTAGATGAAGTTGCAGCTCGTTGTGAAGTAGTATTTCTGGGACTACCAAACGGTCTTGCTTGCGATCTTGCTCCTACTCTGATTGAAAAAGGCTGTAAAGTACTAGATCTCTCGGCAGACTATCGTTTTCAAGATTTAGACACTTACACTAGCTGGTATAAGAAAGACAGAAAAGATCGTGAAACGGCATCATCTGCCATCTATGGTTTACCAGAGCTATATCGCGAACAAATCAAACAATCTCAGCTAATTGGTTGTCCTGGGTGTTATCCAACCGCTAGTTTATTGGCTCTTGCACCCTTACTCAAGCAGGGTCTAATCGATCCCTCAACCGCCATCATTGACGCTAAATCTGGCACTTCTGGCGGAGGTCGACAAGCCAAAACTAATTTCCTCTTAGCAGAAGCAGATAACTCTCTGGGAGCTTATGGGGTAGCCAGCCATCGCCACACTCCAGAAATTGAGCAAATTTGCACTGCTTTAGCTCGTCAAGAGGTTACAGTGCAGTTTACGCCTCACCTGATTCCCATGGTTAGGGGGATTTTATCAACCGTCTATGCTACTCTGCGCGATCCTGGTTTAGTCAGAGAAGATTTAATTACAATCTACAGCGCTTTTTATCGCTCCTCACCATTTATTAAGATTTTACCCAATGGTATTTATCCTCAGACAAAATGGGCCTGTGGGACTAATCTAGCTTATATTGGCATTCAGGTGGACTCTCGTACAGGCAGAGTGATTGTACTATCGGCGATCGACAACTTAGTTAAAGGTCAAGCTGGTCAAGCGGTACAATGTATGAATTTAATGATGGGTTGGGATGAATCCCTTGGTTTACCAAAGCTAAGTTTTTATCCTTAA
- a CDS encoding SDR family oxidoreductase has translation MISNSDKILVTGATGGVGQLVVAKLLAKNLDVRALTRTRAKAESMFDNKVEIVEGDIRYANTLIDATKNIDYIICCTGTTAFPSLKWDFANLFQPANSPEAVDGQGVKNLVAAAPQDLKRFVFISSCGVLRKDELPYNILNAFGVLDAKLMGEKAIIASGLPYTIIRPGRLIDGPYTSYDLNTLLRAKIDGKKAVEIQSGDRLNGETSRIDVANVCVESLFNDATVNQDFSIINSGDRPSNINWSELFSQL, from the coding sequence ATGATATCTAACTCAGATAAAATTTTAGTCACTGGTGCTACTGGTGGAGTGGGACAGTTGGTAGTTGCCAAATTATTAGCTAAAAACCTTGATGTTCGGGCGTTAACCAGAACTAGAGCCAAAGCTGAATCGATGTTCGATAACAAAGTCGAGATTGTCGAAGGAGATATCCGCTATGCCAATACTTTGATTGATGCGACGAAGAATATTGATTATATTATTTGCTGCACTGGGACAACCGCTTTTCCTTCTCTAAAATGGGATTTTGCTAACTTGTTTCAACCCGCCAACAGTCCTGAAGCCGTAGACGGTCAAGGAGTAAAAAATTTAGTCGCTGCTGCACCCCAAGATTTAAAACGATTTGTGTTTATCTCTTCCTGTGGCGTGTTACGTAAAGATGAGCTTCCTTACAATATTCTTAATGCTTTTGGCGTATTGGATGCCAAATTAATGGGAGAAAAAGCCATAATTGCTTCAGGCTTACCCTACACCATTATTCGTCCTGGCAGATTAATTGATGGTCCTTACACTTCCTACGACTTGAATACTTTATTACGTGCTAAAATCGACGGCAAAAAAGCCGTAGAGATACAATCAGGCGATCGCCTTAACGGTGAAACCAGTCGCATTGATGTGGCAAATGTCTGCGTAGAATCTCTGTTTAATGATGCTACAGTTAATCAAGATTTTTCAATTATCAATTCAGGAGATAGACCCAGTAATATTAATTGGTCAGAGCTTTTTTCGCAGTTATAA
- the bioF gene encoding 8-amino-7-oxononanoate synthase produces the protein MANAYSWINKSLNTIHRANWYRSVKAIAGKPGVVVELSGKLVINFASNDYLGLAVDRRLIKAAVAATQAYGTGSTGSRLLSGHKKIHQELENAIASLKQTDDALVFSSGYLANLGTVSALVGQKDLILGDRYNHSSLKKGAILSGATAIDYLHNNVADLKEKLVANRSLYRRCLITTDSVFSMDGDLCPLPELVAIAEEFECMLLVDEAHATGVIGCTGAGCVEHFNCTGKELIQIGTLSKALGSLGGYVAGSVELIDFLRNRAASWIYTTALSPADTVAATKAIEIVKQEVSRREKLWQNIDYLKQQLSNLELLPSESPILCINLNTPQAALDKAQQLIDAGIFAPAIRPPTVPTSRIRLSVMATHKKQHLDLLIENL, from the coding sequence GTGGCAAATGCATATAGTTGGATCAATAAATCACTAAACACGATTCATCGTGCCAATTGGTATCGTTCAGTTAAAGCGATCGCTGGGAAACCAGGAGTAGTAGTAGAATTATCGGGTAAGCTAGTAATTAACTTTGCCAGTAACGATTATTTAGGACTGGCGGTCGATCGACGATTAATTAAGGCGGCTGTTGCTGCTACTCAAGCTTATGGTACTGGTAGTACTGGTTCGCGGTTATTAAGTGGACATAAAAAAATCCACCAAGAACTGGAAAATGCGATCGCCTCTCTTAAGCAAACGGACGACGCTTTGGTGTTTAGTTCAGGTTATTTGGCTAATTTGGGTACGGTATCGGCTTTAGTCGGACAAAAAGATTTAATTTTAGGCGATCGATACAATCACTCTAGCCTGAAAAAAGGAGCAATTCTTAGTGGTGCAACCGCAATTGATTATTTACATAACAATGTTGCCGACTTAAAAGAAAAGTTAGTCGCAAACCGCAGCTTGTATCGACGGTGTTTAATTACTACTGATAGCGTTTTTAGTATGGATGGAGATTTATGCCCCTTACCTGAATTAGTGGCGATCGCCGAAGAATTTGAATGTATGCTCTTGGTAGATGAGGCACACGCTACGGGAGTAATAGGTTGCACTGGTGCTGGCTGCGTCGAACACTTTAACTGCACTGGCAAAGAACTAATTCAAATTGGGACTCTCAGCAAAGCTTTAGGAAGTCTTGGCGGATATGTTGCAGGTAGCGTCGAACTAATTGATTTTTTACGTAACCGCGCCGCCAGTTGGATTTACACCACGGCATTATCTCCAGCCGATACCGTAGCAGCGACTAAAGCAATCGAAATAGTTAAGCAAGAAGTATCGAGACGAGAAAAACTATGGCAAAATATCGATTACCTCAAACAACAGCTATCAAATTTAGAACTGCTGCCTTCGGAGTCGCCCATTCTCTGCATTAATCTCAATACTCCTCAAGCAGCACTCGATAAAGCCCAACAGCTTATAGATGCAGGCATCTTTGCCCCGGCAATTCGTCCGCCGACTGTACCCACTAGCCGTATTCGCTTATCTGTAATGGCTACTCACAAAAAGCAACATTTGGATTTGTTGATCGAGAATCTTTAA
- a CDS encoding ATP-dependent Clp protease proteolytic subunit codes for MIFLRGELTDATANEIIAQLLFLDAEDSQQNIFL; via the coding sequence ATTATCTTTTTACGAGGCGAACTGACAGACGCAACCGCTAACGAAATTATTGCCCAATTGCTATTTCTAGATGCTGAAGACTCACAACAAAACATCTTTTTGTAG
- a CDS encoding amino acid ABC transporter substrate-binding protein, which translates to MKHQLASFLTGGLCLLTWASPAKAEATLNKIQRTGVLNVAIREDAPPFGYLDTNENLQGYCLDFFALLETQLIKKLKRNTLSIKLYKSTPSNRFDLVAKNIVDLECGPNTIRFDIPENTNFSTSFFITGTQFLVKQNNPLDLEQDLGKEVELGVINNTTTEKFIAQRYPSATLLKYSGVTARIRGIQAVEQGKIDAMISDGILLRGEAQRLGLSSVEYSLIPDVPLTCDRYGMIIQSNDPQWEDFINSVINSPEAAALSNAWFGQLFNYAQPAPDFCR; encoded by the coding sequence ATGAAGCATCAATTGGCATCTTTTTTGACTGGCGGTTTATGTTTGCTCACTTGGGCATCTCCTGCCAAGGCTGAAGCTACCTTAAACAAAATTCAGCGCACAGGAGTTTTAAATGTCGCTATCAGGGAAGATGCACCACCTTTTGGTTATTTAGATACCAATGAAAACCTACAGGGATACTGTTTAGACTTTTTTGCTCTTTTAGAAACACAGTTAATTAAAAAGTTAAAGCGAAATACTTTAAGTATTAAGCTATACAAATCTACACCAAGTAATCGCTTTGATTTAGTAGCTAAAAATATAGTCGATCTTGAATGCGGCCCAAATACAATACGCTTTGATATTCCGGAAAACACAAATTTCTCTACCAGTTTTTTTATTACAGGAACACAATTTCTAGTCAAGCAAAATAATCCTCTCGATCTGGAGCAAGATTTGGGGAAAGAAGTCGAACTTGGAGTAATTAACAACACCACTACTGAAAAATTTATTGCCCAACGCTATCCTTCAGCAACCTTACTCAAATATAGTGGCGTAACCGCTAGAATTAGAGGCATACAAGCGGTCGAACAGGGTAAGATTGATGCCATGATTAGTGATGGTATTCTCTTAAGAGGCGAAGCACAGCGGCTAGGACTATCTTCGGTTGAATATTCTCTAATACCAGATGTCCCCTTAACCTGCGATCGCTATGGCATGATTATTCAAAGTAACGATCCCCAATGGGAAGATTTTATTAATTCTGTAATTAATAGTCCTGAAGCGGCAGCTTTATCAAATGCTTGGTTTGGACAGCTATTTAACTATGCTCAACCTGCTCCAGATTTTTGCCGATAG
- a CDS encoding GDSL-type esterase/lipase family protein, translated as MLELLGIINQAKIYNQALIPTEFVLPAKSPPKLKDNLAIVASKIPDSRTQRITAQHENFNYSGRINWQDPQAPAFAFPGTVVEFKFTGTSLKLELAEDNWNSGNYLDVYLDNNRDPITIELKPDNGQPVVYDIAEGLDNQVHQVVLVKRTDYVMGEFNFHGIIIDGELLPADPDSKRKIEVYGDSISSGAAVEYEVPGVQDPQGSNDYLSNAYYSYASILARESDAELSLVTQSGAPLMNGFGYWHDGTGAESFYDKLKPLKDAPVWDFSNYTPDLVIIALGQNDSATIRIGRDMSAEVWKDHYKKLIANLRAKYPNSYFVGMFPNMFHDRAWDTYIIEAIAEYRSEHNDERVFSLIHEQVTPGHPRISEQQQMADTLKEFIDTTLTDNGFNWDVAN; from the coding sequence ATGTTGGAATTACTCGGAATAATCAATCAAGCTAAAATTTACAATCAGGCTCTCATCCCTACAGAATTCGTCTTACCAGCAAAATCGCCACCAAAGCTTAAGGATAATTTGGCTATAGTTGCCTCAAAAATACCTGATTCAAGAACACAACGAATCACCGCCCAACATGAAAACTTTAACTATTCAGGCAGAATTAACTGGCAAGATCCTCAAGCACCAGCCTTTGCTTTTCCTGGAACAGTAGTGGAATTCAAGTTTACTGGCACTAGTTTGAAACTCGAACTAGCAGAGGATAACTGGAATAGCGGAAATTATCTTGATGTTTATCTAGACAATAATCGCGATCCAATTACCATTGAATTAAAACCAGACAATGGACAACCAGTGGTTTATGACATTGCCGAGGGATTGGATAACCAAGTTCATCAGGTAGTGTTGGTTAAACGTACTGACTATGTTATGGGTGAGTTTAACTTTCATGGCATAATCATCGACGGAGAGCTATTACCTGCCGATCCAGATTCAAAGCGTAAAATTGAAGTTTACGGGGATTCTATTTCTTCTGGTGCTGCTGTAGAGTACGAAGTACCAGGGGTTCAAGATCCTCAAGGAAGCAACGATTATCTATCTAACGCCTACTATAGCTATGCCTCAATTTTGGCAAGAGAATCTGATGCAGAACTATCTTTAGTAACTCAATCTGGTGCGCCTTTGATGAACGGGTTTGGATATTGGCATGATGGTACAGGTGCAGAATCTTTTTACGACAAGTTAAAACCGCTAAAAGATGCTCCTGTTTGGGATTTTAGTAATTATACTCCTGACTTGGTAATTATTGCTTTGGGTCAAAATGACTCGGCAACTATTCGGATTGGCAGGGATATGTCTGCCGAAGTTTGGAAAGATCATTATAAAAAGCTCATAGCTAATCTGAGAGCTAAATATCCTAATTCCTATTTTGTCGGAATGTTTCCCAATATGTTTCACGATCGCGCCTGGGATACTTATATAATTGAAGCGATCGCCGAATACCGTAGCGAACACAACGACGAGCGCGTTTTTTCTCTTATTCACGAACAAGTAACCCCAGGACATCCCCGCATCAGCGAACAACAGCAGATGGCAGACACTCTTAAAGAGTTTATTGATACTACTTTGACTGATAATGGTTTTAATTGGGATGTTGCTAATTAA